GGCTGAAAAAAAATATGATTAGGACAAAAAAAATGTAAATATCCGACTTTTTGATAGAAAGAACTGGAATTTTGAACCCTTTTTTGTAAGTTTTATAAGCAGAATAAATAGGTATTATCAAAACTATAGCAGATAATATTCTCCAATCAAGGGGGACATATAAAAAATCCATGCAGACTAGCAAAAAAGGTAGAATACCCAAACCAATGCCCACTCTCATAAGGTTTCTTTCAAAAAAATTTTCAGAGTTTTTAAAAAAGAATGTTAAGCTGTAACCTAGACCATAAGAATACATAAAAAACAGTATTATAGATATGATACTCATGAATATCTTTCTGCTATTCGAAATCTATTTAAATAGTTTACTCTTTTATGGAATAAATGAAAATCATAGTAACTATACCTGCATATAACGAGGAAAAAACCTTGCCCAAAGTGATAGAAGAAGTAAATCAGGCAATGAAGACTTTGGGATACGATTATCAGGTATTGGTAATAGATGATGGCAGTAATGACCGCACTGGAGAAGTTGCTGGAAAAGCAGGAGCCGATGTATTTTATCATCAGGTTAACCTGGGTCTGGCAGAAGCATTTCGCACTGAGATGAAGCTTGCTCTTCAAAATAATGCTGACATCATTGTCCATATTGATGCTGATGGCCAGTACAGGGGTAAGGATATAAGTAAATTAATCCGGCCGATAATTGAAAAAAAAGCTGATATAGTCCTGGGTTCAAGATTCAGGGGGCATATCGAAAAGATGTCTTTTATTAAAAAAATAGGAAACATAGCTTTTTCAAAAGTATTAACAAGCATAACGGGAAAGAGAATCACCGATGGCCAGACAGGATTCAGGGCATTTACAAAAGAAGTAGCCGGAATAAATATTATATCAAGGCATACATATACACAGGAGCAGGTGATTAAATCAATAAAAAGTAAATACAGGCTGGTAGAAGTTCCTGTTTATTTTGCAGAAAGAAAGGGAAAGAGTCGATTGATAAAACACCCATTAAGCTATGCCGCAAAGGCATGGATTAATATAATAAGGATTTATAGGGATTATGAACCATTGAAATTTTTTGGGATTATTGGGGGTTTATTCTTATTTTTAGGGAGCCTGCTGGGTATTCTGATTTTGGCCACTCTAATAAACAAAGGGGTTGTAGGGGGCATACCCAGAGTGATACTTTCAGGGTTGTTCATAACGACAGGCATCCAGATTCTGCTTTTTGGCTTTTTGGCAGATATGAAAAAATAGCTTTCTGCAAGAAGAAGTGTATTCAACTATGGC
The nucleotide sequence above comes from Candidatus Woesearchaeota archaeon. Encoded proteins:
- a CDS encoding glycosyltransferase, which produces MKIIVTIPAYNEEKTLPKVIEEVNQAMKTLGYDYQVLVIDDGSNDRTGEVAGKAGADVFYHQVNLGLAEAFRTEMKLALQNNADIIVHIDADGQYRGKDISKLIRPIIEKKADIVLGSRFRGHIEKMSFIKKIGNIAFSKVLTSITGKRITDGQTGFRAFTKEVAGINIISRHTYTQEQVIKSIKSKYRLVEVPVYFAERKGKSRLIKHPLSYAAKAWINIIRIYRDYEPLKFFGIIGGLFLFLGSLLGILILATLINKGVVGGIPRVILSGLFITTGIQILLFGFLADMKK